Proteins encoded together in one Macrobrachium rosenbergii isolate ZJJX-2024 chromosome 45, ASM4041242v1, whole genome shotgun sequence window:
- the LOC136829821 gene encoding uncharacterized protein, with the protein MSLCLSQIQIPGGGTCVPPFPTPSCGGDDDFFPEDFAGLEASFFRSDERLQGGCFDFDVLYDTYLARFGRSVSLQGQREETGCGVDSVLLSLTSEWKGQDCQEWSGGGVRTGESHTAVEGFKGKKQQCLQAMQNDQQQHFSNTSDDRLLLSAAEDLQDYPPELLNSSSLVVRSQSEAFFSPSPPLRFGSPTPSDSSSSSSSSSSYSSSSSSSSSSSSFALDSSSWDLTQEEFLDLDRYIPPGGRWGDPTLDLLGSVEEPFAYSSSEGGIEGLGAYPSLEGVKEGAAAAGGGEEEEEEEEEEERLSWEGTEVEEPLIYLEVYGNQASYLWSQGPREKASSAVSQKVKTTSRKGERGPKIWEFLMRLLADPMTNPELIRWDDLASGTFILTQPGVIAHLWGARANKPSLSANNFARGLRYHYSTGALTAVSERHYVYKCGPKALRYLDCIQGKTEEVRECRKGETKQQQQQKKKSASLTQGRR; encoded by the exons ATGAGTCTGTGCTTGTCCCAAATTCAAATCCCCGGCGGGGGAACGTGCGTGCCTCCTTTCCCCACCCCGTCCTGCGGCGGCGACGACGACTTTTTCCCGGAGGACTTCGCAGGACTCGAGGCCTCCTTCTTCAGGAGCGACGAGAGGCTCCAAGGAGGCTGCTTCGACTTCGACGTCCTTTACGATACTTACTTGGCGAGATTCGGAAGGTCGGTCAGCCTTCAGGGTCAGCGTGAGGAGACTGGATGTGGTGTCGACTCAGTCCTGCTTTCTCTCACCAGTGAATGGAAAGGACAG GACTGCCAAGAATGGTCGGGAGGCGGAGTGAGAACGGGAGAGTCACACACAGCCGTTGAGGGATTCAAAG GTAAGAAGCAACAGTGCCTTCAGGCGATGCAGAACGACCAGCAGCAACATTTCAGCAACACGAGCGACGACAGATTGCTACTGAGCGCGGCTGAAGATTTGCAAGACTACCCTCCTGAATTATTGAATTCGTCCTCACTTGTCGTAAGGTCACAGAGTGAGGCCTTCTTCTCTCCGTCCCCACCACTTCGCTTTGGTTCTCCCACGCCTtctgattcctcctcctcctcctcctcctcttcttcttattcttcttcttcttcttcttcttcttcttcttcttcttttgccctGGACAGCAGCAGCTGGGACCTGACCCAAGAAGAGTTCCTGGACCTCGATCGCTACATCCCACCAGGAGGAAGATGGGGCGACCCGACCTTGGATTTACTCGGCTCCGTCGAAGAGCCCTTTGCCTACTCCTCCTCCGAAGGAGGAATTGAAGGATTAGGAGCTTACCCCTCTCTCGAGGGAGTGAAAGAAGGCGCCGCTGCCGccggagggggggaggaggaggaggaagaagaggaggaggaggagcggctTTCCTGGGAGGGAACGGAGGTGGAAG AGCCGTTGATATATCTGGAAGTTTATGGCAACCAGGCGAGCTATCTGTGGAGCCAAGGCCCGAGGGAAAAGGCGAGCAGCGCCGTGTCCCAGAAAGTGAAGACGACCTCGAGGAAAGGAG AAAGAGGCCCCAAGATTTGGGAGTTTCTGATGAGACTCTTGGCCGATCCTATGACCAACCCGGAATTGATCCGATGGGACGACCTCGCCAGCGGGACCTTCATCCTGACCCAGCCTGGGGTCATCGCCCACCTGTGGGGTGCCAGGGCCAACAAACCGAGCCTCTCAGCAAACAACTTCGCCAGGGGCCTCAG GTACCATTACAGCACGGGGGCCCTGACAGCTGTGTCCGAGAGACACTACGTGTACAAGTGTGGACCGAAAGCCCTGAGGTACCTCGATTGTATTCAGGGGAAAACGGAGGAAGTCAGAGAGTGCCGGAAAGGCGAGacgaagcagcagcagcagcagaagaagaagtcCGCTAGTCTTACTCAGGGTCGTCGCTGA
- the LOC136829823 gene encoding uncharacterized protein produces the protein MTHLEYSNGRGEYPGLLDLDGLQPRDLLPYTTTSLDDLCSAYLTKDFPDYPDCQSALSSFQGKPFTSWNGEDCTDWASFVCERRGIGCHEVDVTQFSRVTGAQLERFKIQHFSALVSDLYGAVFFEEFRALRKMSKTKSRSKRRGDLLDGSDGAAQGLCLSSEGDSSLREDTFSSYSYDTWQLTEEEFRELDRYCPPEEEDEDDYDPLQHLTPGDDPYLLDDLVDLHLGSRSQAAGVGPRLCAGAEEQGGGEEGEESSSNVHEKVKRSAKEKIKTKSRRGERKPKVWEFLVRLLVDPQTNPLLVQWQDEVSGNFVLNQPSIIARLWGARAGNPELSYNNFARGLRYHYSTGAIELVPEHNFMYRCGPKALKFLEALKKAQSP, from the exons ATGACTCATCTAGAATACTCCAACGGAAGAGGCGAATACCCAGGGCTTCTGGACCTCGATGGGCTCCAGCCGAGGGACTTGCTTCCGTACACTACAACTTCGCTGGACGACTTATGCAGCGCTTATTTGACCAAGGACTTTCCGGATTACCCTGACTGCCAGTCTGCTCTGAGCTCGTTCCAGGGAAAGCCGTTCACGTCCTGGAATGGCGAG GACTGCACCGATTGGGCATCCTTCGTGTGCGAGCGGCGGGGCATCGGGTGCCACGAAGTCGACGTGACCCAGTTCTCAAGGGTCACCGGCGCCCAGCTGGAGCGCTTCAAGATCCAGCACTTCAGCGCCCTCGTCAGCGACCTCTACGGAGCCGTGTTCTTCGAGGAATTCAGGGCGCTGAGGAAGATGTCGAAGACCAAAA GCCGTTCCAAAAGACGAGGCGACCTTCTGGACGGCTCTGACGGGGCAGCGCAGGGCCTTTGTCTTTCTTCAGAAGGGGATTCCAGTCTCCGCGAAGACACCTTCTCTTCCTACAGCTACGACACTTGGCAGCTCACCGAAGAGGAGTTCCGCGAACTGGACAGGTACTGTCCgccggaggaggaggacgaggacgaCTACGATCCTCTCCAGCACCTTACCCCAGGGGACGATCCCTACCTGCTCGACGATCTGGTCGACCTCCACCTGGGATCGCGTTCTCAGGCGG CTGGGGTTGGCCCTCGTCTCTGCGCAGGCGCCgaagaacaaggaggaggagaagaaggggaggaatcTTCTTCCAATGTCCACGAAAAAGTCAAGCGGTCAGCTAAGGAGAAGATTAAGACCAAGTCTCGAAGGGGAG AGAGGAAGCCTAAAGTGTGGGAGTTTTTGGTGCGTCTTCTCGTCGACCCCCAAACCAACCCTTTGCTGGTCCAGTGGCAAGACGAAGTCAGTGGGAACTTCGTCCTCAACCAGCCTAGCATCATCGCTCGTTTGTGGGGCGCCAGGGCTGGCAATCCCGAACTCTCGTACAACAACTTCGCCAGAGGACTCAG GTACCACTACAGCACCGGCGCCATAGAGTTAGTACCTGAACACAACTTCATGTACCGCTGTGGTCCCAAGGCCTTGAAGTTCCTGGAGGCCCTGAAGAAGGCACAGTCGCCCTAA